From Humisphaera borealis, the proteins below share one genomic window:
- a CDS encoding DUF1592 domain-containing protein: MQRFQLISARGLFFANPRRLTVSAVAAAVVVAAFVPQWFKGGRTTDTALAQAAPKAAPTAPLSTASLQARFKTDIQPFLAKHCTDCHANGKAKGDFSLDPYKTLLTIQAAKEKWNHVGDVLRQKLMPPEEKPQPSQAEFDRVIQWISDATTFCDCSGPPDPGRVAIHRLNRNEYNNTVRDLLGVDFKPAADFPADDTGYGFDNIADVLTMSPLLAEKYLAAAEAIMESVIPTDNPYRSRVARYGETSFKPTGDSNAGSLFGRGDTSITHNFIVAGSYEVRLTGWHRKIDGENPKVQVKIAGQDMGVVELPGSRDKTVTTKLKITAPRGDQKITFTLINPKSIDIKEKNRKAVRSAVIENIEVEGPIGVAAPPPSSGYRRIFVAKPGQGGVTEEAAAKMVLQRFLGRAYRRPAANDEVESLLKLYKSARADKETFENSIRLCLTAVLVSPHFLFRVEVDPAQALAGDPNNPKPYAISDYELATRLSYFLWSSAPDDELMAAAGSGKLRDPAQLEAQVRRLLTDARAMSMVENFAGQWLELRNLEDYSPDPAFYPTFDSDLRAAMKRETELFFETIMKEDRSILELLTGEYTYVNERLAKHYGMSGIAGDQFRRVSLAGSKRAGFLTQASILTVTAMPTRTSPVKRGKYILENVLGTPPPPAPADVPPLSDKPKDVSSATLKIRLEEHRKDPNCAVCHIRMDGIGFTLENFDAIGRWRDKDGIFPIDSSGKMPEGTVLAGPDGLRRMLLARQSDFTSTMIRKMLTYSLGRGLEHNDQCAVKAIDAEVRAKGYKFSSLVLAIVKSAPFQQRRLLRPEEVRIRTEKSLDLQEKK; the protein is encoded by the coding sequence ATGCAACGTTTCCAACTGATTTCCGCCCGAGGACTGTTCTTCGCGAACCCCCGCCGTCTGACGGTGTCTGCGGTCGCGGCCGCCGTCGTTGTCGCGGCATTTGTGCCGCAATGGTTTAAAGGCGGTCGGACGACGGACACCGCCTTGGCCCAGGCCGCGCCGAAGGCGGCACCCACGGCACCGCTGTCCACCGCCAGCCTGCAAGCGCGCTTTAAGACCGACATCCAGCCGTTTCTCGCCAAGCACTGCACGGACTGCCACGCCAACGGCAAGGCGAAGGGGGATTTCTCCCTCGATCCCTACAAAACCCTGCTCACGATTCAGGCCGCCAAGGAAAAGTGGAATCACGTCGGCGACGTGCTTCGGCAGAAGCTGATGCCGCCGGAGGAGAAACCCCAGCCGTCGCAGGCGGAGTTTGACCGTGTCATTCAGTGGATCAGCGACGCCACGACCTTCTGCGACTGCTCCGGCCCGCCGGACCCCGGTCGCGTGGCCATCCATCGGCTGAACCGCAATGAATACAACAACACGGTCCGCGACCTGCTCGGCGTCGACTTCAAACCTGCCGCCGACTTTCCCGCCGACGATACGGGCTACGGTTTCGACAACATTGCCGACGTGCTGACGATGTCGCCTCTGCTCGCCGAGAAGTATCTCGCGGCGGCTGAGGCGATCATGGAGTCGGTCATTCCGACCGACAACCCGTATCGATCGCGGGTCGCCCGGTACGGCGAGACCAGTTTCAAGCCGACCGGCGACAGCAACGCCGGCTCGCTTTTCGGCAGGGGCGATACTTCGATCACGCACAACTTCATCGTCGCCGGCAGCTACGAGGTCCGCCTGACGGGATGGCACCGCAAGATCGACGGCGAAAACCCCAAGGTGCAGGTGAAGATCGCGGGGCAGGATATGGGGGTTGTCGAACTCCCCGGCTCGCGCGACAAGACCGTGACGACCAAGCTCAAGATCACGGCACCGCGTGGCGATCAGAAGATCACCTTTACACTGATCAACCCGAAGTCGATCGACATCAAGGAAAAGAACCGCAAGGCGGTGCGGTCGGCGGTGATTGAGAACATTGAAGTCGAAGGCCCCATCGGGGTCGCGGCTCCGCCGCCGTCGTCAGGATATCGCAGGATCTTTGTCGCCAAGCCCGGCCAGGGCGGCGTGACGGAAGAAGCGGCGGCCAAGATGGTGCTGCAGCGTTTCCTCGGCCGGGCCTACCGCCGGCCGGCGGCAAACGACGAAGTCGAGTCGCTTCTGAAGCTCTACAAGTCGGCCCGGGCCGACAAGGAGACCTTCGAGAACAGCATCCGTCTGTGCCTGACGGCAGTGCTCGTCTCGCCGCACTTCCTGTTCCGGGTGGAAGTCGATCCGGCACAGGCGCTGGCCGGCGATCCGAACAATCCCAAGCCGTACGCGATCAGCGACTACGAGCTGGCGACGCGTTTGAGCTACTTCCTGTGGAGCAGCGCGCCGGACGATGAGCTGATGGCCGCCGCCGGCAGCGGAAAACTTCGCGACCCCGCGCAGCTTGAGGCGCAGGTCCGCCGGCTGCTGACCGACGCGCGGGCGATGTCGATGGTGGAGAACTTCGCCGGCCAGTGGCTGGAACTTCGAAACCTGGAGGACTACTCGCCGGACCCGGCGTTTTACCCGACCTTCGATTCCGATCTGCGCGCGGCGATGAAGCGCGAAACCGAGCTGTTCTTCGAAACCATCATGAAGGAGGACCGCAGCATCCTCGAACTGCTGACCGGCGAGTACACCTACGTGAATGAACGGCTCGCAAAACACTACGGAATGAGCGGAATCGCCGGGGATCAATTCCGGCGCGTCAGCTTGGCCGGTAGCAAACGGGCGGGGTTCCTGACGCAGGCCAGCATTCTGACCGTCACCGCGATGCCGACCCGCACCAGCCCGGTGAAGCGCGGCAAGTACATCTTGGAGAACGTCCTTGGCACGCCTCCCCCGCCCGCACCGGCCGACGTGCCGCCGCTGTCGGACAAGCCCAAGGATGTGTCGTCGGCGACCCTGAAAATCCGCCTTGAGGAGCACCGCAAAGACCCCAACTGCGCGGTCTGCCACATCCGGATGGATGGTATCGGCTTCACGCTGGAGAACTTCGATGCCATCGGCCGCTGGCGTGACAAGGACGGAATCTTCCCGATCGATTCGTCCGGCAAAATGCCTGAAGGCACGGTACTGGCCGGCCCCGACGGGCTTCGCCGCATGCTGCTGGCCCGTCAGTCGGATTTCACCAGCACGATGATCCGCAAGATGTTGACCTACTCCCTGGGGCGTGGCTTGGAGCACAACGACCAGTGCGCGGTCAAGGCGATCGACGCCGAGGTGCGAGCCAAGGGCTACAAGTTCTCGTCGCTCGTGCTGGCGATCGTGAAGAGCGCGCCGTTCCAGCAGCGTCGGCTCCTGCGGCCGGAGGAGGTCCGGATTCGAACCGAGAAGAGCCTCGACCTGCAGGAGAAGAAGTAA
- the rnc gene encoding ribonuclease III produces MSPEIKEKAEKVLGHTFNDPDLLEESLTHASIADNRLDSNERMEFLGDAVLDLIICEALYLKFPQYNEGDLTKIKSAVVSRRTCAEVAIETGLADLLIIGKGISSRSQMPSSLAAAVYESIVAAVYLDGGFDVVKKYVLRTMTPKLEQIVANSHLNNYKAVLQQHAQKILGATPVYELLDEKGPDHSKCFEVAVFIGHRRFESAWGPNKKMAEQKAALVALEELGVMDAKEVDKAMDEVAETAGEL; encoded by the coding sequence TTGAGTCCAGAGATCAAAGAAAAAGCCGAGAAGGTCTTGGGGCACACGTTCAATGACCCCGACCTTCTCGAAGAGTCACTGACCCACGCGTCGATCGCCGACAACCGCCTCGACAGCAACGAGCGGATGGAGTTCCTCGGCGACGCCGTCCTCGATCTGATCATCTGCGAGGCGCTGTACCTCAAGTTCCCGCAGTACAACGAGGGCGACCTCACCAAGATCAAGTCGGCCGTCGTCAGCCGGCGGACCTGCGCCGAGGTCGCGATCGAGACCGGCTTGGCCGACCTGCTCATCATCGGTAAGGGCATCAGCAGTCGCTCGCAGATGCCCAGCAGTCTTGCGGCGGCGGTGTACGAGTCGATCGTGGCGGCGGTTTACCTCGACGGCGGCTTCGACGTCGTCAAAAAGTACGTCCTGCGGACGATGACGCCCAAGCTCGAGCAGATTGTCGCCAACAGCCATCTCAACAACTACAAGGCGGTCCTGCAGCAGCACGCTCAGAAGATCCTCGGTGCCACGCCGGTCTACGAACTGCTCGACGAGAAGGGCCCGGATCACAGCAAGTGTTTCGAGGTCGCGGTCTTCATCGGTCATCGCCGGTTCGAGAGCGCCTGGGGCCCCAACAAGAAGATGGCCGAGCAGAAAGCGGCACTCGTAGCGCTGGAAGAGCTCGGCGTCATGGACGCCAAGGAAGTCGACAAGGCAATGGACGAAGTCGCCGAGACGGCCGGAGAGCTGTAG
- a CDS encoding response regulator has product MMDVISTSRLTVLLPDEQEEWHRTVRGLLEPQGVYTLTARTGREAVEMIEANAVHVAVLDTQMPQLGGLQVVKRIRELHKSNPGRVLPPAILVANDLTSHLLREALMNHVFSVLSKPVDYALLLDALARVIKRHYESRWPRQ; this is encoded by the coding sequence ATGATGGATGTCATCTCAACTTCGCGCCTGACGGTCCTTCTTCCTGATGAACAGGAGGAGTGGCATCGGACCGTTCGTGGCCTGCTCGAGCCGCAGGGGGTTTACACCCTGACGGCCCGTACCGGTCGGGAAGCGGTTGAGATGATCGAGGCGAACGCGGTCCATGTGGCCGTGCTCGACACCCAGATGCCTCAGCTCGGCGGATTGCAGGTGGTGAAGCGGATTCGGGAACTCCATAAGAGCAACCCGGGCCGCGTGTTGCCGCCGGCGATCCTTGTCGCCAACGATCTGACGAGCCACCTGCTTCGCGAGGCGCTGATGAACCATGTGTTCTCGGTGCTGAGCAAGCCGGTCGACTACGCCCTCCTGCTGGATGCCTTGGCCCGCGTGATCAAACGGCACTACGAGAGCCGCTGGCCGAGGCAATAA
- the groES gene encoding co-chaperone GroES, with product MAKLRPLGDKILIKRVEAETKTKSGIVLPDAAKEKPKRGKVLSVGEGRRTDKGERVALSVKKGDEVIFASYAGTEIKLDGEELMIMSEDDVLAIVE from the coding sequence ATGGCGAAGCTGCGTCCCCTCGGCGACAAGATCCTCATCAAGCGCGTTGAAGCGGAAACCAAGACCAAGAGCGGTATCGTCCTCCCGGACGCCGCCAAGGAAAAGCCCAAGCGCGGCAAGGTTCTGAGCGTCGGCGAAGGCCGTCGCACCGACAAGGGCGAGCGCGTCGCGCTGAGCGTGAAGAAGGGCGACGAGGTCATCTTCGCCAGCTACGCCGGCACCGAAATCAAGCTCGACGGCGAAGAGCTGATGATCATGAGCGAGGACGATGTCCTGGCGATCGTCGAGTAG